CATTGGATATAAATTAAGGTGATTTATATATTGGATTAAACAATATGCTTTGGGTAACTTAGATGCAAATAATAAAAAGGAATAATGATGATGCAGAGACTATTAACCACATTGCTGGCATGTGTAGCCCTGGTAAGTGCAACTGTTCAGGCAAAGTTGATACAACACGCTTACTATTCTCAGGCCATTGAAGGCAGTTATATCGACACCGACCCAAACCGAACTATCAGTGTCTATCTACCCAAAGACTATGACACCAGCACACAAAATTATCCGGTATTGTATTTTTTAGGCGCTTATAACTGGCCTGCTCGATTTGCTCAGAGTCTGGCCAAGCGTTTTGATACATTCGTGCAAGACGGACACAGTATGGACTTTATTGTTGTCATGCTAGACGGGGATACCCCTTTGCGTGGTAGCTTCTACGTAAATTCAAAAGCGCACGGTAATTTTGAAGACTTTGTGATGAAAGAAGCACTGCCTTTTGTGGATGCAAATTATCGGATCAGCAAGCAACCTGAAGACACCGCCATTGCCGGGTTTTCTATGGGTGGGACAGGCGCATTGCGTTTTGCCGCTAAATATCCGCAGCACTTCGGCCATGTTTATGCAATGAGCCCAGGTATGTTTTCCGAACAGGGCATGCAAGACTCCTATCTGGCTGATGAGAAAGCGGTGGCAGGTTATAAGCTGTTTCGTCAGCAACTGGCAAAAGCGGCCGACCCGGCGGCATTTATGGCAAATGCATTTGCCGACTACCAGGGGTTAAAACTCTGGCAGCAAGGGGTCGATCACTCAAACCTGGCGCTCGTGCTTGCCTATGGCAGTGCGTTTGCAGGCACACAAAGTGAGGTGTTTGGTCCCCATTATACTGAGGTTGAGAGCAGCAAAGGCGCCTGGCAAGGCGGGTTTGGTGAGTTACTCAGGTTATATACAAACCCGAGTGTTCTGAGCAAGCTGCAATCTGTACATGTAGAGGTGGGTAATAAAGATGAATACCCCTGGATCTCAGAAGGGAATATGCGCCTTGGCGAGCTGAGTCGGGCCAGCAATAGCAAGGTACAGGTAGAAGTGTTTGAAGGCGACCACAGTAGCCGCTTTGGTGAGCGCATCAGCCAGCGAGTGCTGCCACATTTTGCGACCGTATTTAGTGAACGTGCTGAGCTGTAACACTGTCAGTAGATATGTGCTACAGCAACCTATCGAGAACAGCAAACAGTTGTTTTTGTGAGTAAGGTTTTACCAGATAATCATGTGCACCAAGCTCAAGGCAAGTGACTTTGGTGGCTTCATAAGCATCTGCTGATAACATCACGATTTTTGGTGTGGTCGGCAAACTGAGTGCTGTGAGTTGTTTAAGCACATCATAGCCGCTCATACCGGGCATATTGATGTCAAGCAACACAACGTCATAGTGCGGACCACTTTGGAGTTTGTTAAGGGCTTCTATCCCATTTTGAGCATTGTCTAATAATGCACAGTGGCCTTCTAACATTCGGTTTGCCACAATCAGATTGATGGCATTATCGTCAACCACGAGCACATTACCCAGTTGCAAAGTTAACTCAAGATTGTGCTGTTGATGTTTCTGCTCGCTGTTTCGTTGTGATAAATCCTGCTGCGCCGCCAAACCTATGGTGGCTGTAGTGCCTGTGTTTACTTCTGATTGCAGCGAAAATTCGTAGCCGAGCATATCACACAGCTGTATAACTACATCCAGCCCCAGGCCGGAGCTGCCAATTCCAGTGAGATCCGCATGTTTTTCCTGCGAGTAGGGCTCACACACTGCGACTATGTCTTTTATACCAACACCGGTGTCGTGAATGATGAGTTCACATTGGCCATTGTGATAGTTGGCTGAGAGTGAGACCTTACCTTGTTTAGTATATTTTATGGCGTTGCTTACAAGATTGCTGAGGATCTGAGTCAGACGGACCTTGTCAGTTTGACAAAATAATGTTTCGCAATCCGCCTGTGCGACTTCTAAGGTCAGCCCTTTCTTTCTTGCCGTGTCGTCATAAAGCCGCTGAAGGTGCAAAAACACGTGCTGCAATGATACGGTTTCAAGGCTGGTGGTCAGTTTTCCTGCTTCCAGTTTCGTCAGTGTGAGTATGTCATTGAGCAGCGATTGTAGTTGTTCACCGCAATCTAAAATAGTGTGTAAATCACGTAAAATATCGGGGTCTTGTACGCTGCTTTTTAGTGATTCAGCAACGCCCAGCATACCAAACAAAGGCGTGCGAATTTCGTGAGACATACGGGCAAAAAAGCGATCTCTGGCACGCAAAGCTTCAATGGCTTGTTGCTCGCTTTCTTTCACTTTGGTGACATCCGTGTGCGCGCCGAGCATACGTATGGGCTCTCCCTGTGCATTTCTGAGGATCATCCCCCTGCAACGGATCCACACAGTTGAACCATTGGCATGCTGATAACGCACGATTTGGTCGTAAGGGTGGTTTGGGTCTTCGGCGTGGCGGTTAAAGTTTTCCATGGCATTTGCTAAGTCGTCCTGATTAATAATTGACTGCCACTCAGATACATTATGTGTTTTTGTGTCGGGATCATAGCCCAGCGTCCGCCAAAGTTTATCACTCATCCATTCTTCTTCGGGGTTTTCAAGATCCCAAAACCAGATCCCGTCCAGCGAAGACTCCTGAACAAACTCAAACAGCGCAGGATCACTTTTAATGCGTTCGTAAAGTTCCTTTTCTAGTCTGTGCATGTGTTTTAATCGTCACCTGATACTTTAATTCGATAGAGTATAGTTCTAGATTTACTCGTACGAAAACCTAGCTTTTGATATCAAAACAGCTTGGTTGTCAGTAATAAAATTCTACCTATACGATTTATCAGCATGAGTAGATAAGCTTGAGTGCCTGTGGCGATATAAAGAATGGAACAACACGCCTGATGAACTAAGCTTAATGCACTAGGTGGCAGAAATCATGATGAAATGCTGTAAATCCATGCAACCTTATTGCTGTTTTCCCCCAATAGGTATTGAGTCGTGCGCTCATTTATATCTAACACTTTACTCCTGACAACCTTGTTGTTCGTCGCAGTGTCGGTGTGCTCATCTGAACCTGATCATGTAACAGAGCTGGAGCAGCAGATACAGACAAGTAAGCAAAGCCAGAAGGTGGATGCGATTATTGCTTATATGAAAGTGTCTTTTTTCTTTAAGTCGAAATTGGCATTAGCATACGGCGAGCAAGCATTGAAGCTTCTGGAGCGCTACCCAAATAATCGACAGGCTGCACTTGTATACTTATACATGGCACGCGCCGTGTTGTATGAAGACGATTTGTCGCAGGCTAAAATATGGGCTATGCAGTCCGAAAAAATTGCTCAACGCAGCGGACTTGGGGGAATTGAAGCGTCAGCCGCACTGGTACGCGGAGAAATTGCCTTCACACTCAGGGATTATGAACAAGCTAAGAAGTTGATTAGTTTCGCTATTGAGCGGTCAAATCAAGTGCAAGACAGAGCCGTTGAGGGGCGTGCTCATGGGGTGTTGGGTAAGCTTTATAAATCCCTGTTGCAGTATGACTTATCACTACGTCATTATTTGCAAGGGTTAGACATCTATTTAAAACTTAACGACAGGCTTAGCGCCTCAAAAAGTCACGAATATCTGGCTTCTTTGTATCGAAAAATGGGGGTATTTGAAAAAACACTACTGCATCAACGGGAGGCGCTCAAAATGGCCAGGGCGCTTGAGGATAATCGCTCGATTGCCGTGATCACAAGTAATCTTGGTACTTACTATAAAGATGTGAGGGATTATGAGCGTGCTATTGAAATGCATCAGGAATCTTTGAGGATTAAACACACGCTTAACTATCAGCGAGGGATAATCCATTCATATAACCAGCTGGGTAATCTCCACTACCTGGCTGGAGATCTCGAAAGTGCCGAATATTACATAACCCAAGCCATTACACTAGCAGGCGACCTGGAGAAGCCGACACACGTTGCAAGTGCATACCTTTACTTGGGGCGAGTGTACAGAGTGAAAGGGGACATGTCTCTGGCTGAATCCCACTTGCTTAAAAGTCTTGAGCTATTCCGCAAAAGCTTCAGAGAAGCGAGTTTGGCTAAGGTCCGCCTGGAGCTAGCGCGTTTATATACGCAAAATGAGGCGCTTGAAAAGGCAATTATTCAGCTCGATAACGCAGAGCGCATCGCCAGTTTGCATGGTTCAGAAGCGTTGCTCACCAATATCTACCGTGAACAGTCAGATGTATATAAAGCAACAGGGGATTACAACGCAGCGTTGATGTCTCTCCATTCCTATTTATCTTTGTCTGAGGTGTTAGCTGAAAGGAGTAAACAACATCGAATTCAGTCCCTGATTATTGAGCATGATCTGGAAGACAAAGCGCTTGCGATTGAATCATTAACACAAGAAAACAAAATCAAGGCGCTAGAACTTGAGCAACAAAAGATTCAAAATCGGCTCTACTTAATTGGCCTTATGTTGGTTTTTCTGGTGCTATTTTTTCTCTACAATTGGAGGGCGAAAAACACCCAGTTGAAGATTGAAGCTGCCGCTTTACAGAAAGTAAAAACGGCTAACCGACGTCTTAGTTTGGCACTTTGGGGGAGTGGCGACACTTTGTGGGACTGGGATCTAGTTAATGGGATCATGGTTCGGGAAAATCAATTGGAGGGGCTGCGTTTACCACCTGAGGTGATCGGGACTCATATCGACGTATTCAAACCCCTTGTTCACCCAGACGATTTTGAAGAGTTGAAACAGAGATTTACGGATCACCTCCAAGGGAGAAGTGAGTTTTATGAAGTCAGTTATCGGGTACTCACGAATACAGGCGACTGGTTGTGGATTTTGGACAGGGGACGAGTTACTGAACGTTCCGAACACGGCGATGCTTTACGTTTGTCTGGTACCTTTAAAAACATCTCCAAAATAAAAGCTTCGGAATATGCGCTCTCGGAGCTTAATGCATCTTTAGAGCAGCGAGTGGAAGAAAGGACAGAGACCCTGAAACGCTCGAGAGATGAACTTGCTATGGCGCTTGAAGAGCTGACGAAAACGCAAGAGTATTTGTTTGAAGCGCGCAAAATGGCTGCTCTGGGTCGATTAGTTGTGGGAGTTTCTCATGAACTGAATACGCCGTTGGGCACCTCGGTTACTGCAAATTCCTTGTTAAAGGACAAGTTTAAGCAGTTTCAAAGTCAGTTAAATGAAAGTACGTTAACACGCAATGATACTGAGCAATTCATGGAAGTTGCGTCTTCATGTATAACTCTGTTGGAAGCGAATATCACACGCGCTGCAGAACTGGTACAGAGATTCAAGTTAATTTGTGTTGATGATGGTAGCCAGCCTGAACAGCGATTTATGATGAGTGACCTATTGGCTGGGTTTCAAACGCTGCATCGAAGTGACGATAAGGTTACGGTTCACTGTGATTGTCCGGCGGATCTGGCGATCACCTCAGATCGTCAAACACTGAGCACTGTATTGGAAGGGCTTTATCAAAATTCGGTTGACCACGGGTTCGTGAATAAAACTGAGGGCAACATCTGGATACAAGTAAAGATTTGCTCACAGAAAGTCATACTTTATTTTTCGGATGACGGCGAGGGGATCGAAAGCGAATCAGCGTCTAGTCTATTCGATCCATTTTATACAACCAAGCGACACGATGGCCATGTAGGTCTGGGTTTGTATATTGTTTTTTCTCAGGTGACTCATCTGCTGCGTGGGCAAATTACTTATCAGGCTCGCTCAGAGGGCGGCGCATGTTTTGTTATCCAAATACCACAAATGATTGAGACAAGTTAAATTTCTACTTGGAAGTTGATTTTCGAGGCTTTATAACTATAAAACAGTCTCTTTTTCGGACAATACAAAATAATGGAATATCTCTACGCAATTATCCTCTTTGCGATTTCGTCTTCTGTTACACCTGGCCCTAACAACATTATGGTCATGACCTCTGGCGTGAACTTTGGCGTAAAAAAGAGTCTGCCTTTGTTGAGCGGAATATGCATTGGCTTTGCCTTCATGCTGCTGTTAGTTGGGCTTGGTTTTTCTCGCTTATTTGAGTGGTTTCCAGCGCTACATATGATCATTAAATGTGCGGGCGTGCTGTATTTGTTGTATCTGGCCTGGTTGATCGCGCGTTCAGCAGACACCCAGGATACGGACAGCCAGGGTGAGCCACTCTCGTTCCTGAAAGGCGCCTTGTTTCAATGGATCAATGGTAAGGCCTGGGTGGTGGCGACTGGCGCGATCGCTGCCTTTACTACTGTAGGTGGTGGCGTTGATACTCAGACTATGCTGATTGCCACCACTTTTTTGTTAGTGTCCTTTCCGTGTGTTGGTGTCTGGCTGTTGTTTGGTTCACTGCTAAAAACCTGGTTGAACAGTGCTACCAGTCGTAAGCGCTTTAATCTGGCGATGGCGGGACTATTGGTGATCTCTGTACTACCGGTCTTAAAGGAAATAGTGGTACAGTTATCGGGACCGATGACCACGCTTTGACCGGGTGTAGTGTAAAGGGCATTTACACTTGCGTGTATCATCACGACTTTGAAAGACAAAGTGTATGGTACGCTCTTGGAAAGGCGGTTAAATCAGGTCTGACAGATAATAACAACGTAAGGAATACCCAGATGATCACCTATCGACTCGCTTTGCCGACCGAAGCCGACACGCTAAAAGCCCTGCTATGGCAGCATGGTCAGAATGAATGGAATTACCTCACCGAAGACGGGGTGAATGCTGAGTTTGAGTTGCTCGAACGTGGGGCTGCAAGTGCCGTGGTGGCAGTACAGGATGACGAAATTATCGGCTGCTCGGTATTGATTGACGCAACACATAGCCCGGATTACCTCAACAAATATACGCACCAGAAATTGATGTACTTTATCGGCGATGTGGTGGTTGCAAGTCAGCATGGCGGTAAAGGTATTGCCACAGCCCTGTTACAGGCGTGTATCACACAGGCCAGACAAGTTGGCGCTGAAGTAGTGTTAATTGAGCGACATGAGGAGAATCTGGCTTCGGCAGGTATGATGCGAAAAGCCGGATTTCATATCCTTGATACTTTTCATGATCCGGACAAACGGAGTGCGGGCTCACAAAATAGCTGTATTCTGGCTATAGAGCTTTGAACGTGAATTTAACAGTGTCTCTGATACTCAGTTAAGCCTTGTTCAGGCCACACGTATAACGGTGTGGCCTCTGTTGATCAGATTAGCGAACAGCAACCGTCACGCCCGATGCTGCTAACACCGAGCCGGCACAGCGATTGAGCATGGTCAGTCGTCGTGGTGTAGATATGAGCTTTTTGGCCTGACCGCCCAAATAAACATACCCCAGATTAACTGAGCCAAATGCCAGCGTTGCACATGCCATGATCCCTAAAATGTCCGTATAGGTCATACTTTCTATTGCGACAAAGGTAGGAAACAAAGCAACATAAAAAACAATGGCTTTGGGGTTACTCAGCGTCAGCAAAAAA
The window above is part of the Pseudoalteromonas rubra genome. Proteins encoded here:
- a CDS encoding alpha/beta hydrolase produces the protein MMQRLLTTLLACVALVSATVQAKLIQHAYYSQAIEGSYIDTDPNRTISVYLPKDYDTSTQNYPVLYFLGAYNWPARFAQSLAKRFDTFVQDGHSMDFIVVMLDGDTPLRGSFYVNSKAHGNFEDFVMKEALPFVDANYRISKQPEDTAIAGFSMGGTGALRFAAKYPQHFGHVYAMSPGMFSEQGMQDSYLADEKAVAGYKLFRQQLAKAADPAAFMANAFADYQGLKLWQQGVDHSNLALVLAYGSAFAGTQSEVFGPHYTEVESSKGAWQGGFGELLRLYTNPSVLSKLQSVHVEVGNKDEYPWISEGNMRLGELSRASNSKVQVEVFEGDHSSRFGERISQRVLPHFATVFSERAEL
- a CDS encoding PAS domain-containing hybrid sensor histidine kinase/response regulator, giving the protein MHRLEKELYERIKSDPALFEFVQESSLDGIWFWDLENPEEEWMSDKLWRTLGYDPDTKTHNVSEWQSIINQDDLANAMENFNRHAEDPNHPYDQIVRYQHANGSTVWIRCRGMILRNAQGEPIRMLGAHTDVTKVKESEQQAIEALRARDRFFARMSHEIRTPLFGMLGVAESLKSSVQDPDILRDLHTILDCGEQLQSLLNDILTLTKLEAGKLTTSLETVSLQHVFLHLQRLYDDTARKKGLTLEVAQADCETLFCQTDKVRLTQILSNLVSNAIKYTKQGKVSLSANYHNGQCELIIHDTGVGIKDIVAVCEPYSQEKHADLTGIGSSGLGLDVVIQLCDMLGYEFSLQSEVNTGTTATIGLAAQQDLSQRNSEQKHQQHNLELTLQLGNVLVVDDNAINLIVANRMLEGHCALLDNAQNGIEALNKLQSGPHYDVVLLDINMPGMSGYDVLKQLTALSLPTTPKIVMLSADAYEATKVTCLELGAHDYLVKPYSQKQLFAVLDRLL
- a CDS encoding tetratricopeptide repeat protein — encoded protein: MRSFISNTLLLTTLLFVAVSVCSSEPDHVTELEQQIQTSKQSQKVDAIIAYMKVSFFFKSKLALAYGEQALKLLERYPNNRQAALVYLYMARAVLYEDDLSQAKIWAMQSEKIAQRSGLGGIEASAALVRGEIAFTLRDYEQAKKLISFAIERSNQVQDRAVEGRAHGVLGKLYKSLLQYDLSLRHYLQGLDIYLKLNDRLSASKSHEYLASLYRKMGVFEKTLLHQREALKMARALEDNRSIAVITSNLGTYYKDVRDYERAIEMHQESLRIKHTLNYQRGIIHSYNQLGNLHYLAGDLESAEYYITQAITLAGDLEKPTHVASAYLYLGRVYRVKGDMSLAESHLLKSLELFRKSFREASLAKVRLELARLYTQNEALEKAIIQLDNAERIASLHGSEALLTNIYREQSDVYKATGDYNAALMSLHSYLSLSEVLAERSKQHRIQSLIIEHDLEDKALAIESLTQENKIKALELEQQKIQNRLYLIGLMLVFLVLFFLYNWRAKNTQLKIEAAALQKVKTANRRLSLALWGSGDTLWDWDLVNGIMVRENQLEGLRLPPEVIGTHIDVFKPLVHPDDFEELKQRFTDHLQGRSEFYEVSYRVLTNTGDWLWILDRGRVTERSEHGDALRLSGTFKNISKIKASEYALSELNASLEQRVEERTETLKRSRDELAMALEELTKTQEYLFEARKMAALGRLVVGVSHELNTPLGTSVTANSLLKDKFKQFQSQLNESTLTRNDTEQFMEVASSCITLLEANITRAAELVQRFKLICVDDGSQPEQRFMMSDLLAGFQTLHRSDDKVTVHCDCPADLAITSDRQTLSTVLEGLYQNSVDHGFVNKTEGNIWIQVKICSQKVILYFSDDGEGIESESASSLFDPFYTTKRHDGHVGLGLYIVFSQVTHLLRGQITYQARSEGGACFVIQIPQMIETS
- a CDS encoding LysE family translocator; translated protein: MEYLYAIILFAISSSVTPGPNNIMVMTSGVNFGVKKSLPLLSGICIGFAFMLLLVGLGFSRLFEWFPALHMIIKCAGVLYLLYLAWLIARSADTQDTDSQGEPLSFLKGALFQWINGKAWVVATGAIAAFTTVGGGVDTQTMLIATTFLLVSFPCVGVWLLFGSLLKTWLNSATSRKRFNLAMAGLLVISVLPVLKEIVVQLSGPMTTL
- a CDS encoding GNAT family N-acetyltransferase: MITYRLALPTEADTLKALLWQHGQNEWNYLTEDGVNAEFELLERGAASAVVAVQDDEIIGCSVLIDATHSPDYLNKYTHQKLMYFIGDVVVASQHGGKGIATALLQACITQARQVGAEVVLIERHEENLASAGMMRKAGFHILDTFHDPDKRSAGSQNSCILAIEL